Proteins encoded in a region of the Xylocopa sonorina isolate GNS202 chromosome 11, iyXylSono1_principal, whole genome shotgun sequence genome:
- the LOC143429088 gene encoding sialin isoform X1, translated as MAEFVKRGSVQLVKQGGVQIKHAAKEVQAAVRARHIVAALVAVGFALCGAVEVSSSVALLANQKDNHAIIDTSWHCELLVNVSSRNRTEDFEVILMELPPEERAESIMREAFLWGQVAGPILGGCLVWGRSGPSMVFSRAVLSACLASLLVPAAWRGPSHVALRLLQGLCTGATMPAAHMLAMTWFKSTHRSWYFSCYAAVSVGYCLTGWIGTAVVRSFGRDSLCYGLVIIALCWYFAFGRFVKDTPKSYQHDTNAAVIPWGKLLRSVPVWASAVATMGNQWGDATLALGMTKYLKLIYGFSTANDSVLTTLPHIGHFMAALTCGLLVDHVRESKIVSTTTARKLVVYTAHFIPAALLFVAGYAGCQALGAAWLGIAALLVSGTAPAGALAAIADLAPVESPACAAAACALCSTLGAAGLLAANYFVTQALHGSIAGSWRLVFGVASVVLLTTAAVFLALGKGVPQPWIPSVARPRSHDAIYEQDSIELDYEDVGVQTEPFSPYPVEEDVESARNVPRSASIHSKISQSSS; from the exons ATGGCAGAGTTTGTTAAACGAGGTAGCGTGCAACTTGTGAAACAAGGCGGTGTTCAGATAAAGCATGCCGCAAAAGAAGTTCAAG CGGCTGTACGAGCTCGACACATAGTTGCTGCACTTGTTGCAGTAGGATTTGCACTTTGCGGCGCAGTGGAAGTAAGTTCTTCGGTAGCGTTGCTTGCCAACCAAAAAGACAATCATGCCATCATCGATACATCGTGGCATTGCGAGTTACTGGTCAACGTCAGTAGTCGTAATCGAACTGAAGATTTCGAAGTTATACTTATGGAG CTGCCACCAGAGGAACGCGCGGAATCCATAATGCGAGAAGCGTTTCTATGGGGTCAAGTAGCGGGGCCAATTTTAGGGGGATGTTTAGTGTGGGGAAGATCAGGTCCGTCCATGGTGTTCTCGCGTGCTGTTCTTAGCGCTTGTTTGGCATCTTTATTGGTACCAGCCGCATGGAGAGGTCCGTCGCATGTAGCACTTCGTCTGTTACAGGGATTGTGTACA GGTGCAACTATGCCTGCCGCCCATATGCTTGCTATGACTTGGTTTAAGAGCACTCACAGAAGTTGGTACTTTAGTTGTTACGCTG CTGTCAGCGTTGGATACTGCCTTACAGGATGGATAGGTACGGCTGTTGTTCGAAGTTTTGGTCGAGATTCTCTTTGTTATGGTCTCGTTATCATCGCACTATGCTGGTATTTCGCTTTTGGCCGGTTTGTCAAAGATACACCAAAGTCTTACCAACACGATACAAAT GCAGCTGTGATTCCATGGGGGAAGTTACTACGATCGGTTCCTGTTTGGGCATCTGCTGTAGCAACGATGGGAAATCAATGGGGGGATGCAACACTCGCCCTCGGTATGACAAAGTACCTAAAACTCATCTATGGATTCTCAACAGCTAAT GATTCCGTTTTGACGACGTTACCTCACATTGGTCATTTCATGGCTGCGTTGACGTGTGGCCTACTCGTAGATCATGTTCGTGAATCAAAAATAGTTTCAACGACCACAGCCAGAAAGCTAGTTGTTTATACTG CTCATTTCATTCCTGCTGCGCTTCTGTTTGTTGCTGGTTACGCCGGTTGTCAAGCTCTAGGGGCAGCCTGGTTAGGCATCGCGGCTCTCCTTGTCTCCGGAACTGCGCCCGCGGGTGCACTAGCAGCCATAGCGGATCTTGCGCCTGTGGAATCTCCAGCCTGCGCGGCGGCTGCGTGTGCATTATGCTCTACTTTAGGCGCAGCGGGTCTGCTAGCCGCTAACTATTTTGTTACTCAGGCTCTTCACGGTTCT ATTGCCGGCTCGTGGCGATTAGTTTTCGGTGTCGCTTCCGTCGTTTTGTTAACGACTGCTGCGGTTTTCTTAGCACTCGGAAAAGGTGTTCCACAGCCGTGGATTCCCTCCGTAGCTCGGCCGCGAAGTCATGATGCAATTTACGAACAAGACTCTATCGAACTCGATTACGAGGATGTGGGCGTACAAACGGAACCTTTCAGCCCTTACCCGGTGGAGGAGGATGTGGAGAGCGCGAGAAACGTGCCTCGTTCTGCTTCGATTCACTCGAAAATTTCGCAGTCATCCAGCTGA
- the LOC143429088 gene encoding sialin isoform X4, translating to MAEFVKRGSVQLVKQGGVQIKHAAKEVQGFALCGAVEVSSSVALLANQKDNHAIIDTSWHCELLVNVSSRNRTEDFEVILMELPPEERAESIMREAFLWGQVAGPILGGCLVWGRSGPSMVFSRAVLSACLASLLVPAAWRGPSHVALRLLQGLCTGATMPAAHMLAMTWFKSTHRSWYFSCYAAVSVGYCLTGWIGTAVVRSFGRDSLCYGLVIIALCWYFAFGRFVKDTPKSYQHDTNAAVIPWGKLLRSVPVWASAVATMGNQWGDATLALGMTKYLKLIYGFSTANDSVLTTLPHIGHFMAALTCGLLVDHVRESKIVSTTTARKLVVYTAHFIPAALLFVAGYAGCQALGAAWLGIAALLVSGTAPAGALAAIADLAPVESPACAAAACALCSTLGAAGLLAANYFVTQALHGSIAGSWRLVFGVASVVLLTTAAVFLALGKGVPQPWIPSVARPRSHDAIYEQDSIELDYEDVGVQTEPFSPYPVEEDVESARNVPRSASIHSKISQSSS from the exons ATGGCAGAGTTTGTTAAACGAGGTAGCGTGCAACTTGTGAAACAAGGCGGTGTTCAGATAAAGCATGCCGCAAAAGAAGTTCAAG GATTTGCACTTTGCGGCGCAGTGGAAGTAAGTTCTTCGGTAGCGTTGCTTGCCAACCAAAAAGACAATCATGCCATCATCGATACATCGTGGCATTGCGAGTTACTGGTCAACGTCAGTAGTCGTAATCGAACTGAAGATTTCGAAGTTATACTTATGGAG CTGCCACCAGAGGAACGCGCGGAATCCATAATGCGAGAAGCGTTTCTATGGGGTCAAGTAGCGGGGCCAATTTTAGGGGGATGTTTAGTGTGGGGAAGATCAGGTCCGTCCATGGTGTTCTCGCGTGCTGTTCTTAGCGCTTGTTTGGCATCTTTATTGGTACCAGCCGCATGGAGAGGTCCGTCGCATGTAGCACTTCGTCTGTTACAGGGATTGTGTACA GGTGCAACTATGCCTGCCGCCCATATGCTTGCTATGACTTGGTTTAAGAGCACTCACAGAAGTTGGTACTTTAGTTGTTACGCTG CTGTCAGCGTTGGATACTGCCTTACAGGATGGATAGGTACGGCTGTTGTTCGAAGTTTTGGTCGAGATTCTCTTTGTTATGGTCTCGTTATCATCGCACTATGCTGGTATTTCGCTTTTGGCCGGTTTGTCAAAGATACACCAAAGTCTTACCAACACGATACAAAT GCAGCTGTGATTCCATGGGGGAAGTTACTACGATCGGTTCCTGTTTGGGCATCTGCTGTAGCAACGATGGGAAATCAATGGGGGGATGCAACACTCGCCCTCGGTATGACAAAGTACCTAAAACTCATCTATGGATTCTCAACAGCTAAT GATTCCGTTTTGACGACGTTACCTCACATTGGTCATTTCATGGCTGCGTTGACGTGTGGCCTACTCGTAGATCATGTTCGTGAATCAAAAATAGTTTCAACGACCACAGCCAGAAAGCTAGTTGTTTATACTG CTCATTTCATTCCTGCTGCGCTTCTGTTTGTTGCTGGTTACGCCGGTTGTCAAGCTCTAGGGGCAGCCTGGTTAGGCATCGCGGCTCTCCTTGTCTCCGGAACTGCGCCCGCGGGTGCACTAGCAGCCATAGCGGATCTTGCGCCTGTGGAATCTCCAGCCTGCGCGGCGGCTGCGTGTGCATTATGCTCTACTTTAGGCGCAGCGGGTCTGCTAGCCGCTAACTATTTTGTTACTCAGGCTCTTCACGGTTCT ATTGCCGGCTCGTGGCGATTAGTTTTCGGTGTCGCTTCCGTCGTTTTGTTAACGACTGCTGCGGTTTTCTTAGCACTCGGAAAAGGTGTTCCACAGCCGTGGATTCCCTCCGTAGCTCGGCCGCGAAGTCATGATGCAATTTACGAACAAGACTCTATCGAACTCGATTACGAGGATGTGGGCGTACAAACGGAACCTTTCAGCCCTTACCCGGTGGAGGAGGATGTGGAGAGCGCGAGAAACGTGCCTCGTTCTGCTTCGATTCACTCGAAAATTTCGCAGTCATCCAGCTGA
- the LOC143429088 gene encoding sialin isoform X2 — protein MAALVRLKRGSVQLRHAALEMKAAVRARHIVAALVAVGFALCGAVEVSSSVALLANQKDNHAIIDTSWHCELLVNVSSRNRTEDFEVILMELPPEERAESIMREAFLWGQVAGPILGGCLVWGRSGPSMVFSRAVLSACLASLLVPAAWRGPSHVALRLLQGLCTGATMPAAHMLAMTWFKSTHRSWYFSCYAAVSVGYCLTGWIGTAVVRSFGRDSLCYGLVIIALCWYFAFGRFVKDTPKSYQHDTNAAVIPWGKLLRSVPVWASAVATMGNQWGDATLALGMTKYLKLIYGFSTANDSVLTTLPHIGHFMAALTCGLLVDHVRESKIVSTTTARKLVVYTAHFIPAALLFVAGYAGCQALGAAWLGIAALLVSGTAPAGALAAIADLAPVESPACAAAACALCSTLGAAGLLAANYFVTQALHGSIAGSWRLVFGVASVVLLTTAAVFLALGKGVPQPWIPSVARPRSHDAIYEQDSIELDYEDVGVQTEPFSPYPVEEDVESARNVPRSASIHSKISQSSS, from the exons ATGGCCGCGCTGGTTCGTCTCAAACGTGGAAGTGTCCAGTTGAGACATGCAGCGCTGGAAATGAAAG CGGCTGTACGAGCTCGACACATAGTTGCTGCACTTGTTGCAGTAGGATTTGCACTTTGCGGCGCAGTGGAAGTAAGTTCTTCGGTAGCGTTGCTTGCCAACCAAAAAGACAATCATGCCATCATCGATACATCGTGGCATTGCGAGTTACTGGTCAACGTCAGTAGTCGTAATCGAACTGAAGATTTCGAAGTTATACTTATGGAG CTGCCACCAGAGGAACGCGCGGAATCCATAATGCGAGAAGCGTTTCTATGGGGTCAAGTAGCGGGGCCAATTTTAGGGGGATGTTTAGTGTGGGGAAGATCAGGTCCGTCCATGGTGTTCTCGCGTGCTGTTCTTAGCGCTTGTTTGGCATCTTTATTGGTACCAGCCGCATGGAGAGGTCCGTCGCATGTAGCACTTCGTCTGTTACAGGGATTGTGTACA GGTGCAACTATGCCTGCCGCCCATATGCTTGCTATGACTTGGTTTAAGAGCACTCACAGAAGTTGGTACTTTAGTTGTTACGCTG CTGTCAGCGTTGGATACTGCCTTACAGGATGGATAGGTACGGCTGTTGTTCGAAGTTTTGGTCGAGATTCTCTTTGTTATGGTCTCGTTATCATCGCACTATGCTGGTATTTCGCTTTTGGCCGGTTTGTCAAAGATACACCAAAGTCTTACCAACACGATACAAAT GCAGCTGTGATTCCATGGGGGAAGTTACTACGATCGGTTCCTGTTTGGGCATCTGCTGTAGCAACGATGGGAAATCAATGGGGGGATGCAACACTCGCCCTCGGTATGACAAAGTACCTAAAACTCATCTATGGATTCTCAACAGCTAAT GATTCCGTTTTGACGACGTTACCTCACATTGGTCATTTCATGGCTGCGTTGACGTGTGGCCTACTCGTAGATCATGTTCGTGAATCAAAAATAGTTTCAACGACCACAGCCAGAAAGCTAGTTGTTTATACTG CTCATTTCATTCCTGCTGCGCTTCTGTTTGTTGCTGGTTACGCCGGTTGTCAAGCTCTAGGGGCAGCCTGGTTAGGCATCGCGGCTCTCCTTGTCTCCGGAACTGCGCCCGCGGGTGCACTAGCAGCCATAGCGGATCTTGCGCCTGTGGAATCTCCAGCCTGCGCGGCGGCTGCGTGTGCATTATGCTCTACTTTAGGCGCAGCGGGTCTGCTAGCCGCTAACTATTTTGTTACTCAGGCTCTTCACGGTTCT ATTGCCGGCTCGTGGCGATTAGTTTTCGGTGTCGCTTCCGTCGTTTTGTTAACGACTGCTGCGGTTTTCTTAGCACTCGGAAAAGGTGTTCCACAGCCGTGGATTCCCTCCGTAGCTCGGCCGCGAAGTCATGATGCAATTTACGAACAAGACTCTATCGAACTCGATTACGAGGATGTGGGCGTACAAACGGAACCTTTCAGCCCTTACCCGGTGGAGGAGGATGTGGAGAGCGCGAGAAACGTGCCTCGTTCTGCTTCGATTCACTCGAAAATTTCGCAGTCATCCAGCTGA
- the LOC143429088 gene encoding sialin isoform X6: MAALVRLKRGSVQLRHAALEMKGFALCGAVEVSSSVALLANQKDNHAIIDTSWHCELLVNVSSRNRTEDFEVILMELPPEERAESIMREAFLWGQVAGPILGGCLVWGRSGPSMVFSRAVLSACLASLLVPAAWRGPSHVALRLLQGLCTGATMPAAHMLAMTWFKSTHRSWYFSCYAAVSVGYCLTGWIGTAVVRSFGRDSLCYGLVIIALCWYFAFGRFVKDTPKSYQHDTNAAVIPWGKLLRSVPVWASAVATMGNQWGDATLALGMTKYLKLIYGFSTANDSVLTTLPHIGHFMAALTCGLLVDHVRESKIVSTTTARKLVVYTAHFIPAALLFVAGYAGCQALGAAWLGIAALLVSGTAPAGALAAIADLAPVESPACAAAACALCSTLGAAGLLAANYFVTQALHGSIAGSWRLVFGVASVVLLTTAAVFLALGKGVPQPWIPSVARPRSHDAIYEQDSIELDYEDVGVQTEPFSPYPVEEDVESARNVPRSASIHSKISQSSS; encoded by the exons ATGGCCGCGCTGGTTCGTCTCAAACGTGGAAGTGTCCAGTTGAGACATGCAGCGCTGGAAATGAAAG GATTTGCACTTTGCGGCGCAGTGGAAGTAAGTTCTTCGGTAGCGTTGCTTGCCAACCAAAAAGACAATCATGCCATCATCGATACATCGTGGCATTGCGAGTTACTGGTCAACGTCAGTAGTCGTAATCGAACTGAAGATTTCGAAGTTATACTTATGGAG CTGCCACCAGAGGAACGCGCGGAATCCATAATGCGAGAAGCGTTTCTATGGGGTCAAGTAGCGGGGCCAATTTTAGGGGGATGTTTAGTGTGGGGAAGATCAGGTCCGTCCATGGTGTTCTCGCGTGCTGTTCTTAGCGCTTGTTTGGCATCTTTATTGGTACCAGCCGCATGGAGAGGTCCGTCGCATGTAGCACTTCGTCTGTTACAGGGATTGTGTACA GGTGCAACTATGCCTGCCGCCCATATGCTTGCTATGACTTGGTTTAAGAGCACTCACAGAAGTTGGTACTTTAGTTGTTACGCTG CTGTCAGCGTTGGATACTGCCTTACAGGATGGATAGGTACGGCTGTTGTTCGAAGTTTTGGTCGAGATTCTCTTTGTTATGGTCTCGTTATCATCGCACTATGCTGGTATTTCGCTTTTGGCCGGTTTGTCAAAGATACACCAAAGTCTTACCAACACGATACAAAT GCAGCTGTGATTCCATGGGGGAAGTTACTACGATCGGTTCCTGTTTGGGCATCTGCTGTAGCAACGATGGGAAATCAATGGGGGGATGCAACACTCGCCCTCGGTATGACAAAGTACCTAAAACTCATCTATGGATTCTCAACAGCTAAT GATTCCGTTTTGACGACGTTACCTCACATTGGTCATTTCATGGCTGCGTTGACGTGTGGCCTACTCGTAGATCATGTTCGTGAATCAAAAATAGTTTCAACGACCACAGCCAGAAAGCTAGTTGTTTATACTG CTCATTTCATTCCTGCTGCGCTTCTGTTTGTTGCTGGTTACGCCGGTTGTCAAGCTCTAGGGGCAGCCTGGTTAGGCATCGCGGCTCTCCTTGTCTCCGGAACTGCGCCCGCGGGTGCACTAGCAGCCATAGCGGATCTTGCGCCTGTGGAATCTCCAGCCTGCGCGGCGGCTGCGTGTGCATTATGCTCTACTTTAGGCGCAGCGGGTCTGCTAGCCGCTAACTATTTTGTTACTCAGGCTCTTCACGGTTCT ATTGCCGGCTCGTGGCGATTAGTTTTCGGTGTCGCTTCCGTCGTTTTGTTAACGACTGCTGCGGTTTTCTTAGCACTCGGAAAAGGTGTTCCACAGCCGTGGATTCCCTCCGTAGCTCGGCCGCGAAGTCATGATGCAATTTACGAACAAGACTCTATCGAACTCGATTACGAGGATGTGGGCGTACAAACGGAACCTTTCAGCCCTTACCCGGTGGAGGAGGATGTGGAGAGCGCGAGAAACGTGCCTCGTTCTGCTTCGATTCACTCGAAAATTTCGCAGTCATCCAGCTGA
- the LOC143429088 gene encoding sialin isoform X3, with amino-acid sequence MAEFVKRGSVQLVKQGGVQIKHAAKEVQVGFALCGAVEVSSSVALLANQKDNHAIIDTSWHCELLVNVSSRNRTEDFEVILMELPPEERAESIMREAFLWGQVAGPILGGCLVWGRSGPSMVFSRAVLSACLASLLVPAAWRGPSHVALRLLQGLCTGATMPAAHMLAMTWFKSTHRSWYFSCYAAVSVGYCLTGWIGTAVVRSFGRDSLCYGLVIIALCWYFAFGRFVKDTPKSYQHDTNAAVIPWGKLLRSVPVWASAVATMGNQWGDATLALGMTKYLKLIYGFSTANDSVLTTLPHIGHFMAALTCGLLVDHVRESKIVSTTTARKLVVYTAHFIPAALLFVAGYAGCQALGAAWLGIAALLVSGTAPAGALAAIADLAPVESPACAAAACALCSTLGAAGLLAANYFVTQALHGSIAGSWRLVFGVASVVLLTTAAVFLALGKGVPQPWIPSVARPRSHDAIYEQDSIELDYEDVGVQTEPFSPYPVEEDVESARNVPRSASIHSKISQSSS; translated from the exons ATGGCAGAGTTTGTTAAACGAGGTAGCGTGCAACTTGTGAAACAAGGCGGTGTTCAGATAAAGCATGCCGCAAAAGAAGTTCAAG TAGGATTTGCACTTTGCGGCGCAGTGGAAGTAAGTTCTTCGGTAGCGTTGCTTGCCAACCAAAAAGACAATCATGCCATCATCGATACATCGTGGCATTGCGAGTTACTGGTCAACGTCAGTAGTCGTAATCGAACTGAAGATTTCGAAGTTATACTTATGGAG CTGCCACCAGAGGAACGCGCGGAATCCATAATGCGAGAAGCGTTTCTATGGGGTCAAGTAGCGGGGCCAATTTTAGGGGGATGTTTAGTGTGGGGAAGATCAGGTCCGTCCATGGTGTTCTCGCGTGCTGTTCTTAGCGCTTGTTTGGCATCTTTATTGGTACCAGCCGCATGGAGAGGTCCGTCGCATGTAGCACTTCGTCTGTTACAGGGATTGTGTACA GGTGCAACTATGCCTGCCGCCCATATGCTTGCTATGACTTGGTTTAAGAGCACTCACAGAAGTTGGTACTTTAGTTGTTACGCTG CTGTCAGCGTTGGATACTGCCTTACAGGATGGATAGGTACGGCTGTTGTTCGAAGTTTTGGTCGAGATTCTCTTTGTTATGGTCTCGTTATCATCGCACTATGCTGGTATTTCGCTTTTGGCCGGTTTGTCAAAGATACACCAAAGTCTTACCAACACGATACAAAT GCAGCTGTGATTCCATGGGGGAAGTTACTACGATCGGTTCCTGTTTGGGCATCTGCTGTAGCAACGATGGGAAATCAATGGGGGGATGCAACACTCGCCCTCGGTATGACAAAGTACCTAAAACTCATCTATGGATTCTCAACAGCTAAT GATTCCGTTTTGACGACGTTACCTCACATTGGTCATTTCATGGCTGCGTTGACGTGTGGCCTACTCGTAGATCATGTTCGTGAATCAAAAATAGTTTCAACGACCACAGCCAGAAAGCTAGTTGTTTATACTG CTCATTTCATTCCTGCTGCGCTTCTGTTTGTTGCTGGTTACGCCGGTTGTCAAGCTCTAGGGGCAGCCTGGTTAGGCATCGCGGCTCTCCTTGTCTCCGGAACTGCGCCCGCGGGTGCACTAGCAGCCATAGCGGATCTTGCGCCTGTGGAATCTCCAGCCTGCGCGGCGGCTGCGTGTGCATTATGCTCTACTTTAGGCGCAGCGGGTCTGCTAGCCGCTAACTATTTTGTTACTCAGGCTCTTCACGGTTCT ATTGCCGGCTCGTGGCGATTAGTTTTCGGTGTCGCTTCCGTCGTTTTGTTAACGACTGCTGCGGTTTTCTTAGCACTCGGAAAAGGTGTTCCACAGCCGTGGATTCCCTCCGTAGCTCGGCCGCGAAGTCATGATGCAATTTACGAACAAGACTCTATCGAACTCGATTACGAGGATGTGGGCGTACAAACGGAACCTTTCAGCCCTTACCCGGTGGAGGAGGATGTGGAGAGCGCGAGAAACGTGCCTCGTTCTGCTTCGATTCACTCGAAAATTTCGCAGTCATCCAGCTGA
- the LOC143429088 gene encoding sialin isoform X5 — translation MAALVRLKRGSVQLRHAALEMKVGFALCGAVEVSSSVALLANQKDNHAIIDTSWHCELLVNVSSRNRTEDFEVILMELPPEERAESIMREAFLWGQVAGPILGGCLVWGRSGPSMVFSRAVLSACLASLLVPAAWRGPSHVALRLLQGLCTGATMPAAHMLAMTWFKSTHRSWYFSCYAAVSVGYCLTGWIGTAVVRSFGRDSLCYGLVIIALCWYFAFGRFVKDTPKSYQHDTNAAVIPWGKLLRSVPVWASAVATMGNQWGDATLALGMTKYLKLIYGFSTANDSVLTTLPHIGHFMAALTCGLLVDHVRESKIVSTTTARKLVVYTAHFIPAALLFVAGYAGCQALGAAWLGIAALLVSGTAPAGALAAIADLAPVESPACAAAACALCSTLGAAGLLAANYFVTQALHGSIAGSWRLVFGVASVVLLTTAAVFLALGKGVPQPWIPSVARPRSHDAIYEQDSIELDYEDVGVQTEPFSPYPVEEDVESARNVPRSASIHSKISQSSS, via the exons ATGGCCGCGCTGGTTCGTCTCAAACGTGGAAGTGTCCAGTTGAGACATGCAGCGCTGGAAATGAAAG TAGGATTTGCACTTTGCGGCGCAGTGGAAGTAAGTTCTTCGGTAGCGTTGCTTGCCAACCAAAAAGACAATCATGCCATCATCGATACATCGTGGCATTGCGAGTTACTGGTCAACGTCAGTAGTCGTAATCGAACTGAAGATTTCGAAGTTATACTTATGGAG CTGCCACCAGAGGAACGCGCGGAATCCATAATGCGAGAAGCGTTTCTATGGGGTCAAGTAGCGGGGCCAATTTTAGGGGGATGTTTAGTGTGGGGAAGATCAGGTCCGTCCATGGTGTTCTCGCGTGCTGTTCTTAGCGCTTGTTTGGCATCTTTATTGGTACCAGCCGCATGGAGAGGTCCGTCGCATGTAGCACTTCGTCTGTTACAGGGATTGTGTACA GGTGCAACTATGCCTGCCGCCCATATGCTTGCTATGACTTGGTTTAAGAGCACTCACAGAAGTTGGTACTTTAGTTGTTACGCTG CTGTCAGCGTTGGATACTGCCTTACAGGATGGATAGGTACGGCTGTTGTTCGAAGTTTTGGTCGAGATTCTCTTTGTTATGGTCTCGTTATCATCGCACTATGCTGGTATTTCGCTTTTGGCCGGTTTGTCAAAGATACACCAAAGTCTTACCAACACGATACAAAT GCAGCTGTGATTCCATGGGGGAAGTTACTACGATCGGTTCCTGTTTGGGCATCTGCTGTAGCAACGATGGGAAATCAATGGGGGGATGCAACACTCGCCCTCGGTATGACAAAGTACCTAAAACTCATCTATGGATTCTCAACAGCTAAT GATTCCGTTTTGACGACGTTACCTCACATTGGTCATTTCATGGCTGCGTTGACGTGTGGCCTACTCGTAGATCATGTTCGTGAATCAAAAATAGTTTCAACGACCACAGCCAGAAAGCTAGTTGTTTATACTG CTCATTTCATTCCTGCTGCGCTTCTGTTTGTTGCTGGTTACGCCGGTTGTCAAGCTCTAGGGGCAGCCTGGTTAGGCATCGCGGCTCTCCTTGTCTCCGGAACTGCGCCCGCGGGTGCACTAGCAGCCATAGCGGATCTTGCGCCTGTGGAATCTCCAGCCTGCGCGGCGGCTGCGTGTGCATTATGCTCTACTTTAGGCGCAGCGGGTCTGCTAGCCGCTAACTATTTTGTTACTCAGGCTCTTCACGGTTCT ATTGCCGGCTCGTGGCGATTAGTTTTCGGTGTCGCTTCCGTCGTTTTGTTAACGACTGCTGCGGTTTTCTTAGCACTCGGAAAAGGTGTTCCACAGCCGTGGATTCCCTCCGTAGCTCGGCCGCGAAGTCATGATGCAATTTACGAACAAGACTCTATCGAACTCGATTACGAGGATGTGGGCGTACAAACGGAACCTTTCAGCCCTTACCCGGTGGAGGAGGATGTGGAGAGCGCGAGAAACGTGCCTCGTTCTGCTTCGATTCACTCGAAAATTTCGCAGTCATCCAGCTGA